Proteins encoded in a region of the Zea mays cultivar B73 chromosome 4, Zm-B73-REFERENCE-NAM-5.0, whole genome shotgun sequence genome:
- the LOC103652828 gene encoding uncharacterized protein At5g01610, with protein sequence MASNQHHHLLLALFLMAAAGTTTATTSSSGNSTTPTAYEMLERYDFPRGILPEGVQRYELRPDGSFEVFLSGRSCEFRVGDRYLLRYDRRITGTAREGSIRALQGVSVKVLFVWLGITEVDRSGDQLSFLVGPLAASFPSRNFAESPRCQCGFDCAYGAWDAAAAAAS encoded by the coding sequence ATGGCCAGTAACCAGCACCACCACCTCCTCCTTGCTCTATTCCTCATGGCTGCTGCCGGCACCACCACAGCCACCACCTCATCATCAGGCAACTCGACGACGCCGACGGCGTACGAGATGCTGGAGCGGTACGATTTCCCGCGCGGCATCCTCCCGGAGGGCGTGCAGCGgtacgagctccgccccgacggctCCTTCGAGGTGTTCCTCTCGGGTCGTAGCTGCGAGTTCCGCGTCGGCGACCGCTACCTGCTCCGGTACGACCGCCGCATCACCGGGacggcgcgggaaggctccatccgggcgcTGCAGGGCGTGAGCGTGAAGGTGCTGTTCGTGTGGCTCGGCATCACCGAGGTGGACCGCTCCGGGGACCAGCTCAGCTTCCTCGTCGGCCCGCTCGCCGCGTCGTTCCCGTCGCGAAACTTCGCCGAGAGCCCGCGCTGCCAGTGTGGCTTCGACTGCGCCTACGGCGCCtgggacgccgccgccgccgccgcgtcctGA
- the LOC103655099 gene encoding tobamovirus multiplication protein 3-like yields the protein MPRPPRWRHPQDRIFHDAVDWWRDVNESPLWQDRIFHALAVLYGIISVVALVKLIRIECRVPEYGWTTQKVFHFLNFLVNGVWYDVFVLRRNVQLVEPEIIQHVLLDMPGLAFFTTYALLVLFWAEIYYQARAMSTDGLRPTFYWINGVVYAIQVINVLWYKMGFCPNGPNYWRPHVHHVLPPRISVAIFQRLPIPAAAIIAPKLALCSSPWGFCMILKNSAHEEELTSQVKGWIRSWDNETINVLDVLFNFPDISMELVEGNV from the exons ATGCCGCGTCCGCC GCGCTGGAGGCATCCACAGGACCGCATATTTCACGACGCCGTGGACTGGTGGCGCGACGTCAACGAGTCGCCGTTGTGGCAGGACCGCATATTTCACGCGCTCGCCGTGCTCTACGGTATCATCTCGGTCGTCGCGCTG GTCAAATTAATCAGAATCGAGTGCAGGGTGCCAGAGTATGGATGGACAACGCAGAAGGTGTTCCATTTTCTAAACTTCCTTGTGAATGGCG TGTGGTATGACGTTTTTGTGCTGCGGCGAAATGTGCAACTTGTAGAGCCTGAG ATAATACAACATGTGCTTCTGGATATGCCCGGGCTTGCATTCTTCACGACATATGCACTTTTAGTGCTCTTCTGGGCTGAGATTTATTATCAG GCACGTGCCATGTCGACTGATGGGCTTAGACCAACTTTCTATTGGATCAACGGTGTGGTCTATGCAATTCAGGTGATAAACGTGTTGTG GTACAAGATGGGGTTTTGTCCCAATGGTCCTAATTACTG GCGTCCACATGTGCACCATGTTCTGCCTCCCAGGATCTCGGTCGCGATATTCCAGCGACTCCCCATCCCCGCCGCCGCCATCATCGCCCCCAAGCTCGCGCTCTGCTCTTCTCCGTGGGGATTTTGT ATGATACTAAAAAATAGTGCTCATGAGGAAGAGCTAACTTCCCAAGTGAAAGGGTGGATACGCTCATGGGACAACGAAACAATTAATGTTTTAGATGTCCTTTTCAACTTCCCTGACATATCAATG GAATTGGTTGAAGGTAATGTATGA